A genomic region of Friedmanniella luteola contains the following coding sequences:
- the coaBC gene encoding bifunctional phosphopantothenoylcysteine decarboxylase/phosphopantothenate--cysteine ligase CoaBC translates to MSRVVLGVAGGIAAYKACELLRRLLAAGHEVTVVPTDAALQFVGEATWAALSGRPVHTGVWADAHRVPHVKLGQEADLVVVAPATADLLARAATGRADDLLTNVLLTAHGPVVMAPAMHTEMWLHAATRANVETLRSRGVVVVDPDSGRLTGPDSGPGRLPDPAELAAVVESVLADAAVAGRAAGQDLAGLRVVVSAGGTREHLDPVRFLGNASSGLMGWALARAARLRGAEVTLVAANVDRPAPPGVPVTTVTSTADLAAAVTAAAGNADVVVMAAAPADFTPAAASGTKIKKSGDGGLELDLVQTADVLAGLVRARTDPRQVLVGFAAETPDGDADLLELGRAKLARKGCDLLVLNAVGPGLVFGQPDSEITLLTPEGSDGPHAGSKDTLAHIIWDTALSLRSSR, encoded by the coding sequence GTGAGCCGCGTCGTCCTCGGCGTCGCCGGCGGGATCGCCGCCTACAAGGCGTGCGAGCTGCTGCGCCGGCTGCTGGCCGCCGGGCACGAGGTCACCGTGGTGCCGACCGACGCCGCGCTGCAGTTCGTCGGCGAGGCGACCTGGGCCGCCCTCTCCGGTCGACCGGTGCACACCGGCGTCTGGGCCGACGCCCACCGCGTGCCGCACGTGAAGCTGGGGCAGGAAGCCGACCTCGTGGTCGTCGCCCCGGCCACCGCCGACCTGCTGGCCCGCGCGGCCACCGGACGCGCCGACGACCTGCTCACCAACGTGCTCCTCACCGCCCACGGACCCGTCGTCATGGCGCCGGCGATGCACACCGAGATGTGGCTGCACGCGGCCACCCGCGCCAACGTGGAGACCCTCCGCTCCCGGGGGGTCGTCGTCGTCGACCCGGACTCCGGCCGGCTCACCGGCCCCGACTCCGGACCCGGCCGGCTGCCGGACCCCGCCGAGCTGGCCGCCGTGGTGGAGAGCGTCCTCGCCGACGCCGCCGTCGCCGGCCGCGCCGCCGGGCAGGACCTCGCGGGGCTGCGCGTCGTCGTGTCGGCCGGCGGCACCCGCGAGCACCTCGACCCGGTCCGCTTCCTCGGCAACGCCTCCTCCGGCCTGATGGGCTGGGCGCTGGCCCGCGCCGCCCGGCTGCGCGGCGCCGAGGTCACCCTCGTCGCGGCCAACGTCGACCGGCCGGCGCCCCCTGGGGTCCCGGTCACCACCGTCACCTCGACAGCCGACCTCGCGGCCGCGGTCACCGCCGCGGCCGGGAACGCCGACGTCGTGGTGATGGCCGCCGCGCCCGCCGACTTCACGCCGGCCGCGGCCAGCGGCACCAAGATCAAGAAGTCCGGCGACGGGGGCCTGGAGCTGGACCTGGTCCAGACCGCCGACGTGCTGGCGGGGCTGGTCCGGGCCCGGACGGACCCGCGCCAGGTGCTCGTCGGTTTCGCCGCCGAGACGCCCGACGGGGACGCCGACCTGCTGGAGCTGGGCCGGGCCAAGCTGGCCCGGAAGGGCTGCGACCTGCTGGTGCTCAACGCCGTCGGACCGGGCCTGGTGTTCGGGCAGCCCGACAGCGAGATCACGCTGCTGACCCCGGAGGGGTCGGACGGACCGCACGCCGGGAGCAAGGACACGCTGGCCCACATCATCTGGGACACCGCCCTCTCCCTGCGCTCGTCCCGGTAG